The following are encoded together in the Daucus carota subsp. sativus chromosome 5, DH1 v3.0, whole genome shotgun sequence genome:
- the LOC108223649 gene encoding long chain acyl-CoA synthetase 9, chloroplastic yields the protein MGPYLVGVIVPFVLTLLLRTSNNGKKRGVPADVGGEPGFAVRNKKFTSPIVSAWTGISTLAELFEDSCNKYHEKRFLGTRRLISSELEFSGDGRSFEKLHLGDYEWLTYGKAFEIVCNFASGLANLGHKKDERVAIFADTREEWFLALQACFRRNVTVVTIYSSLGEEALCHSLNETEVTTVICGKRELKKLLDISGQLDTVKHVICMDDDIPSHSSLIQASSSWTISSFTEIEQLGRENPVDADLPVSADIAVIMYTSGSTGLPKGVMMTHSNILATVSAVMTIIPRLGHKDVYLAYLPLAHVLELAAENIVVSVGMSIGYGSPLTLTDTSNKIKRGTKGDASMLGPTIMAAVPAILDRVRDGVRKKVDATGGLSKQLFDLAYARRLSAINGSWFGAWGFERLFWNFLVFRKIRAILGGRVRFLLSGGAPLSGNTQRFINICIGAQIGQGYGLTETCAGATFTEYDDTSVGRVGPPIPCSIVKLIDWAEGGYSANDSPMPRGEIVIGGPHVTLGYYNNDEKTKEVYKVDERGMRWFYTGDIGRFHADGCLEIIDRKKDIVKLQHGEYVSLGKVEAVLVSSPYVDIIVLHADSFYSYCVALVVASQSALEEWAHNQGIKYADFSDLCQKEETVKEVLGSLVKVGKAARLEKFELPAKIKLLSEPWTPETGLVTAALKIKRDAIRKAFSVDLAQLYS from the exons ATGGGTCCCTACCTTGTCGGAGTCATTGTTCCCTTTGTATTGACTCTTCTCCTCCGGACTTCAAATAATGGGAAGAAGCGCGGTGTGCCTGCTGATGTTGGTGGTGAACCTGGGTTTGCagttagaaataaaaaatttacttcCCCTATTGTCTCAGCTTGGACAGGCATTTCaacacttgctgagctttttgagGATTCGTGCAACAAGTACCATGAGAAGAGGTTTCTTGGAACCCGGAGATTGATATCCAGTGAACTAGAATTTTCTGGAGATGGACGCTCATTTGAAAAGCTTCATTTGGGTGACTATGAGTGGTTGACATATGGCAAAGCATTTGAAATTGTCTGCAATTTTGCTTCTGGTTTAGCGAATCTTGGTCATAAAAAAGACGAACGTGTTGCTATATTTGCTGATACACGAGAAGAGTGGTTCCTTGCTCTGCAG GCTTGTTTCCGACGCAATGTCACCGTTGTGACAATCTATTCATCTTTGGGGGAGGAAGCTTTATGTCACTCCTTAAATGAG ACAGAAGTTACAACTGTAATTTGTGGAAAGCGAGAGTTAAAGAAGCTGTTAGATATAAGTGGACAACTGGACACCGTAAAGCATGTAATATGTATGGATGATGATATCCCATCCCATTCCTCGTTAATTCAAGCGAGTAGCAGTTGGACAATTTCATCCTTTACGGAGATTGAACAACTTGGCAGAGAGAATCCAGTTGATGCTGATTTACCTGTTTCAGCTGATATTGCTGTTATAATGTATACAAGTGGAAGTACTGGCTTGCCCAAG GGGGTAATGATGACCCATAGCAATATTTTAGCTACAGTTTCTGCTGTCATGACAATTATTCCTCGCCTTGGACACAAGGATGTTTATTTAGCATACCTGCCCCTGGCACACGTTCTTGAACTAGCAGCTGAG aatATAGTTGTCTCCGTAGGAATGTCAATAGGTTATGGGTCCCCTTTGACACTAACTGATACATCTAACAAGATTAAGAGGGGAACAAAGGGGGATGCTTCTATGCTGGGACCAACAATTATGGCTGCTGTACCAGCAATTCTTGATCGAGTGAGGGACGGTGTGCGCAAAAAG GTTGATGCAACGGGTGGGTTATCAAAACAATTGTTTGATTTGGCATATGCTCGTCGATTATCTGCAATAAATGGCAGCTGGTTTGGGGCATGGGGCTTTGAAAGGCTTTTCTGGAACTTTTTAGTATTTCGAAAGATTCGGGCAATACTGGGTGGTCGTGTTCGTTTTTTGCTGTCTGGGGGTGCACCGCTTTCTGGAAATACTCAAAGATTCATCAACATTTGTATTGG tgCTCAAATAGGTCAAGGTTACGGTCTCACTGAAACTTGTGCTGGAGCGACATTCACGGAGTATGATGATACATCTGTGGGGCGTGTTGGGCCTCCAATACCTTGCTCCATTGTCAAG TTGATAGATTGGGCTGAAGGTGGCTATTCGGCAAATGATTCTCCTATGCCTCGTGGGGAAATAGTTATTGGTGGGCCTCATGTGACTCTTGGATATTATAACAATGACGAGAAGACAAAAGAAGTGTACAAG GTTGATGAGAGAGGAATGAGGTGGTTCTACACAGGTGACATAGGGAGATTTCATGCTGATGGTTGCCTAGAGATAATTGATCGTAAGAAGGATATAGTAAAACTTCAGCATGGAGAATATGTATCTCTAGGAAAG GTTGAGGCTGTTCTGGTTAGCAGCCCTTACGTTGACATCATAGTGCTTCATGCCGATTCTTTCTACAGTTATTGTGTGGCTTTAGTGGTGGCTTCACAGTCTGCATTGGAGGAATGGGCCCACAATCAAGGTATCAAATATGCAGATTTTTCGGACTTGTGCCAGAAGGAAGAAACTGTGAAGGAAGTGCTTGGTTCACTTGTGAAG GTGGGGAAAGCAGCACGTCTGGAAAAATTTGAGTTGCCCGCAAAGATTAAGTTGCTTTCTGAACCCTGGACACCTGAAACTGGTTTAGTAACTGCAGCTCTCAAGATAAAACGAGATGCAATCAGGAAGGCGTTTTCTGTGGACCTTGCTCAGCTATATTCATAG